The window GGCGGCGAGGCAGGATATTCTTCAAATATATCCGCCCTCGCCGCCCGCGCGGCCCCGGACAGCGGGAACGACGCACAATATTCAGGACAAAAATACGCCGGGGCGCGCGCACGCGCCCCGGCACGAGAACAGCGGGAGGGCCTAGTAGCCCATCAGGCCGCAGCAGCGGGTGCAGACGGGCATGAGCCCCTCGGTCTGCAGGCTGGAGCGGAACTTGCGGTACTTCTCGTTGTTCCAGATCTCGGTGATGGTCTGGTCCTTGACGTTGCCCACCACGTAGTCGTGGTAGTCACGGCAGGGGGACATATCGCCGTTGGAGTCGATCTCCACCGCCTGGTAGATCGAGATGCACTGGTTGTAGCCGTAGGTGGTGGAGTGGTCGGTGTAGTACTCGCGCAGGTTGTCCACCCCGGTGATGTTGGGGATGATGTTCACCGCGGGGCTGTCCCAACTCTTGGAGCGGGCCAGCACTTCCTTGAGCTGCGCGTCGAGGGTGGCGTACTCCTTGATGGTCCAGTCGCCCACCCAGCCCCGGTGCAGCTTGGGCGCGAACCCGAAGCGGCGGTTGAAGTCCACCTCGTGGGCGTCGGCGCTCTGCTCGTCGATCCACCAGGAGAGGTAGAACACGAAGAGGTCCACCTTGTCCTTGAAGGTCTCGTAGATGTCCACCAGCCGGCCCACGTTGGCCTGGGAGATGGTGGTCAGCGAGGCGGTCAGCGGCAGCTTGCGGCCGGTGCGCTTCTTGGCCTCGTTCACGGCCTCCAGGGAATCGAGGATGTCCTGGAAGTTGTTGCCCCCGCCGGCCGAGGGGCGCGCGGCGTTGTGGGTGTCCGGGTCGGGGCCGTCGATGGACATCTGCAGCAGGAACATGGGCGCGGCCACCAGGCGCTCTGCCGCCTTGGCGATGCCTGTGGCATTGGTGGCGATGGAGGTGGGCATGCGCAGCGCGGTGGCGTGCTCGATGATCTCCAGCCAGCCCTTGTACATGGTGGGCTCGCCGCCCCAGAGGTACACGGAGGGGAAGTGGCCGTGGCTGGCCAGGTCGCCCAGGAGCAGGTGGTAGCGCTCGGGCGTCACCTCGGACTTCTTGAGGGTCTTGAGGTCAGCGCAGTGCAGAAAGCCCTGGTCGCCCCACTGGCCGCAGGTGTGGCAGCGCAGGTTGCAGATGTCCGTGATGCGCACGGAGACCTGCCGGATGGAGCGGGCGTAGCCCTCCTCCGCCTTGGGGTTGAGCCACTTGAAGAGCATCTTCTCCTTTTCGAGGGCCACCAGCCTGGATGCGATCCAGGGATGGCGGGAGACGCGGGCAAAATTCTTGAGAACGGTGCCGAGGGCGATGCTTGAACGCTTGGACATGGAACCTCGCAGGCCGAAAAGTCGGCGACGGCGCAGTGTAGGAATCGGGAGGGGTTTGTCAACCCAAAGAAGCGGGGTCTACTAACCGGTGAAGGCCTCGGGGTCAACCTTGACAGCGCGAACCGCCTGCCACACAACCCGGTGCATGAAAGCCCTCCTCTATCGCCGCTCCATTCCGCGCTACCTGCTCTCGGCATTTTTCTCCAAGCTGCAGCGCAGGCGCTTCCACCATCTGGTCACCCCGCTCTCCCTGGCGGAGGTGCCCTTCGCCCCGGCCCGGCCCGGCTGGGCCACCGTCCGCGTGAGCCTCTGCGGCATCTGCGGCTCGGACCTGAATCTGCTCAAGGGCGCCGAGTCCATGCTGCTGGAGCCCTACGCCTCCCTGCCCATGGTCCTGGGCCACGAGATCGTTGGCGTGCTGGAGAACGCGCCCGAGGGCTCGGGGCTGGCTCCCGGCCAGCGCGTGGTCATCGAGCCCGTGCTGGACTGCGCCGTGCGCGAGCTGCCCCCCTGCCGCTTCTGCGCCCGGGGCGACTACAACCTCTGCGAAAATTTCCTGGACGGGGCGCTGCCCCCCGGCTCCACCCTGGGCTTCAACGCCGCGGCCTCGGGCGGCATGGCCGAACGCACCGCCGCGCACCCATCCAAGATACTGCCCGTGCCGGACTGCCTCAGCGACGATGAGGCCGTGCTGGTGGACTCCATGGCCTCCGTGGCCCAGCCGGTGCTGGAGAACTTCCCCGAGCCGGGCGAGACCGTGCTGGTCTGGGGCGCTGGCGTGCTCGGCCAGCACGCGGTGCGCTGCCTGCGGGCCCTGGGCTTCGAGGGCCGCATCGTGGCCATTGCCCGCCACGGCTTCCAGGCGGAGCTGGCCAAGGAGGGCGGCGCGGACACCGTGCTGCGCTCGGCCTCCCGCCAGGAGCTGGCCAAGGCCCTGGGGGCGCGCTTCGTGCCCACCACCATGGGCGGCGGCAACATCGAGGGCGGCGCGGACGTGATCTTCGACTGTGTGGCCTCCGCGCGCACCGTGCAGGACGGCCTGCTGGCCCTGCGCGCCAGGGGCCGCTACGTGATGGTGGGCACCGCCGGGGCGCTCTCCGGCGTGGACGTCTCCAGCCTGTGGTTCCGCCAGCTCAAGGTCACGGGGACCATGGCGTATTCGACGGCCCTGTGGAACGGGGAGCGCGTGCGGACCTACCAGGTCTGCCTGGACCTGCTGGCCTCGGGCGGCTACCCCACGCGGGGGCTGCTCACCGGGCTCTTCAGGCTGGAGGACTGGAAACAGGCCTTCCAGTCCTCGTTCGACAAGAAGGGCAGCGGCTCCATGAAGGCGGCGTTCGATTTGAGATAGAGGCGATAACAGAGCAGGATTGCGGCCGTTGAGCTGTTGAGAGCCTCCGGCGGCCAAAGGGCTTCGCCCTTTGGAATCCCGTAAAGGGCTCCTCCCCATGCCTGCGGCCACTTCCCGTCTTCGGGCGGCTGCATCCCTACTGGAAGCCCAGCTTCGCCCGCCGCCCGTTTTGTGATCGGGCTGCCGTCATCTGGAAGCCATGCGCGACGGGCGGGAAATTGCCCCGTTCTCCACTTCCCATTGCTCAAGGCGCGCACACACGGGCCGGACTGGTTCTCCAGAGCGAGCAACACCCTGTTGCGGGGTCCAGGGGGATCATCCCCCTGGCGGGGTGCGGGGCGGAGCCCCGCGTCCTCCCCATGCTCCCCCAAAAAGCGGAAGCCCCCGGACGCGTCGCGTCCGGGGGCTTCTTTCGAATCTTGCGAGGTGCCTCGTACAAGCCTTCACAGCCCTCCCGGGTCTGGTCGGAGTAGTAGGAGGCGTCCTGATCCTTCAGGCCGCGCCCGCAGGGATCGAAGATCTTGTAGTCGGCCTTGCCCATCTTCTGCAGCCTGAACTGCGAGGCGGTCTTCAGGCAGCCCATGCCGTAGATGCAGCTGCGGCGGAAGTTGATGGAGCTTGCTTCCTTGAAGTACTTGGTGGGGCAGCTCACTTCGCCGATCTTGAAGCCGAAGTAGATGGTCTGGGCCAGCATCTGGTTGTCGAACACGAAGTCGTCCGAGTTCTCCCACAGGGGCAGTTTCTCGAGCACCTCGCGGGAGAAGGCCCGGTACCCGGTGTGGTACTCGGAGCACTTGGCGCCCATGAGCATGTTCTGGCTGGCGGTGAGGAAGCGGTTGGCAACGTACTTCCACACGGGCATGCCGCCCTGCAGGGCGGAGCCCCCCAGGATGCGCGAGGCAAGCACCGCGTCGTACAGCCCGGAGGTGACCAGGTTGGCCATGGCCGGGATGATCAGCGGCGTGTACTGGTAGTCGGGATGCACCATGATGACCACGTCCGCGCCGAGCTTGAGGGCCTCGGAGTAGCAGGTCTTCTGGTTGCGTCCGTAGCCCCAGTTGCGCTCGTGCAGGAAGCACTTGATGCCCAGGTTGCGGGCGTGTTCGATGGTGTTGTCGCGGCTGGCGTCGTCCACGAGGATGACGTCGTCCACGATGTCCTTGGGCACCTCGGCGTAGGTGCGTTCGAGTGTGGCGGCGGCGTTGTAGGCCGGCATCACCACCACCACTTTCTTGCCGTTCATCATCGGGGAATTCCTCCGAATGGTCTCGTCGAGGATAAATCGGGAACGCGGGATTAATCCCCAAAGCCCACCCCCTGTCAACCCCAAATAACACCGGCCTTGTTTTCTCCGGCGTTTGCGGTTACAGACGGGCCGCTTTGAACATGACCAACACCACCCAAACACCCCTGCGTGCCTGGCGCGACCCGATCTTCGCGGCGATCATGCTGCTGGCCGCGTTCCTTATTTTCAAGGGCCTTGGCGACCGCCCCCTGTGGCAGGACGAGGCCGAAACGGCCAATCTGGCCCGCAACGTCCTCAAGACCGGCGTGCCCTACGTCACCGACGGCGTGAACCTCGTCTCCCAGGAAGAGCGCCGCGAGTTCGACTCGGACATGGTCTGGCGCTGGTCCCCCTGGCTGCAGATCTACATGTCCGCCGCGGGGCAGCTCATCGACAGAACCTCGGCCTTCTGGTCCCGCTTCCTGTTCGCGCTCACGGGCCTGGCCTGCATCGCGGGGACGTACCTGCTCATCCTGCGCCGCTTCGGCGACAGGGCCTGGGCGCTGCTTTCCGCCTCGCTGCTCACGCTGAGCGTGCCCTTCCTGCTCTTCGCGCGCCAGGGGCGCTACTACTCGGCGGGCGCCCTGCTCATGCTCATCCTGTTCTGGGGCTTCCTGGGCGACTGGCGGCGCAAGGCGCTGCCCGCCGCCGTCATCGGGCTGACCCTGGGCGTGCTCTTCCACGCCAACTACCTTTTGCTCATCTCGCTGGGCCCGCCGCTGGTGCTGGCCAGCTACCTGCTCTACAGGCCGGTGCCCTTCAAGAGGCTGGCCCTCATCGGCGCGTGGGCGGCCGCGCTCATCGTGCCGGGCGTGCTGCTCTACCGGCTGGGACGGCAATCGACGCTGTTCAACATCATGTTGGTGCCCGAGAACATGGAGCTCTACTTCGCGGACTGGCTCATGTTCATGATCCCGCTGCCGGTGGTGGCGGCGCTGGTCTGGCGCTGGCGCGGCTTCTTCGCCGGGCGCGGCGGGCCCGAGGGCGAGCGGGAGCGCTTCTGCATGTTCATGGTCCTGCTGATGATCGGCAGCTTCATGATCCTGGCGCTGTTCCCCCAGCGCTTCCACCGCTACATCGTTCACTTCTACCCGTCCTGCGCCATCATCCTGGCCTGGGCCGGGCTCAAGCTGTGGCGCTTCTCCCGGCCGTCGGCCGTGCTGTTCCTGGTGCTGGTGGGCCTGACCAACTGGCTGAACCTGATCCCCATGGAACGCCTGGGCATCGTCAACCGGCCCTGGCAGAACGACTTCAGGATGCTCACCAGCGTGAACATCCCCCTCAAGCTCCACCTGACCGAAATCACACGCGGCTACCCGGACGTGAACACCACGCTCATCCGCTTCTTCAACACGAACGCCAGGCCCGGGCAGACCATCCTGGCCGAATACGGCGACATGGTGCTGCAGTTCCACACCCCGTTCCGCGTGCTCGGCGGCCTGCAGGGCCCCATCGCCCCGGACGAGAAGCCCGACTGGGTGAGCATGCGCCGCGACGTGCGCGTGAACCGCGACGGCCTGGTCTTCGCCCCGCGAGTGTTCATTCAGGAACAGCTGAACCTGGAGCGGGACTACGAGCGCGTGCCCATGACCCAGCCCGACGAGACCTTCGGCAACCGCGCGGACCCCTACTACCATTATTTCTCGCCAGCCGGGCCTCCGCAGGCCGCGCTTGAGATCTACAGGCGCAAGGAGGCCCCCCGTGCGGATTGACGCCGCCCGCGTGGTGAAGCTGGGGCTGTTCCTGTGCCTGGCGCTCACCTTCTACAAGGGCTTCATGAAACTGCCCGAGGTCTACCCCGTGCTGGAGCCCGAGCGCTTCTACCGGGGCCTGATCAACGACGGGGAGAACTCCCTGATCATGAAGGAGCGCCACTTCGACTTCAACAACCAGACCGGGCTGGCCGTGGCCATGCGCATCAAGGAGTTGAACGAGCGCGGCGAGACCCCGCCCGACACGCAGCTTGTCACGCGGGAACGCGCCGGGCTGGCTCTGGGCAAGTGCCTGGCCAAGGACGCCCGCAACGCGGACTACGTGCTGCTGGCCAAGGAGAAGCTGGAGCGCGCCAAGCGCCTCAAGGCTGAAAACTGGTCCATGGGCTGGAGCCTCGGCGGGGTGGACTACCCCCGGTTCGACCAGTTGGGAGCGGAGGCGGGCAGGCCGTGAAAAAACTCATCCTGGCTCTGCTGGCCGTGATCGCGCTGGCCATCGGCTCCTTCGCCTTCTTCAACGCCTGGGTCTACCCGCCCCTGGGGCTGGAAGGCCTCGGCAAGGACCAGTACCGCACCGCCTGGGAGCGCGCGGCCAAGGGCTTCTGCAAGTCCAGCGGGCTTACGTTCCAGGGCGACACGTTCATTAAGTACCGCCCCGTGGAGAGCGGGGACGAGGCCTACTGCTGGGGCACGGCCCTGTGCCGCACCGCCGACGGGCGCGAGCGCCTGGCCTGGATCTACCTGGAGTGGTCCACCAAGCGCAAGCTGTGGACCCGCAGCTACACCCTGGTGCTGGCCGACGATGACGACGAAGCATACTACACTCCGACCTTTCCGAAACAACTGGGGCGAGCGACCACCGCCCTGTCCAAAATCATGGGCGAAAACGCCCGCCACGTCCGGGAATACATGGGGCGGACAACCCCCTGACCCGCAAGAGGTTGCGTGCGCCGGGTATTTGGGGTAGAGCCCCGTTCCTAAAATGGCCGCAAAGCGCCGTCTTGCCTGCCCGGCAAATCCATTCGCGAGGAACACCTGCCGATGAAATTGCATGAACGCTGCCAGAAAGTTTCCGGCATCACCCGCCACCTGAGGGAAGCGGGCATCTATCCTTACTTCCGCCCCATCGAACGCTCCTGGGGGACCGAAGTGGAGGTGGCCGGCAAACGCCTGGTTATGATCGGCTCCAACGACTATCTCGGCCTGGCCCACGACGCCCGCGTGAAGGAAGCCGCGGCCCAGGCCCTCTACCGCATGGGCACCGGCCCCGGCGGTTCGCGCTTCCTCTCCGGCAACATGGTGCTGCACCAGCAGCTGGAGGAGCGCCTGGCCGCCTTCGTGGGCAAGAAGCGCGCCGTGCTGCACGTCACCGGCTTCTCCACCAACCTGGGCGCGCTCGGCTGCCTGCTGACCCCCAGCGACTACGTGCTCTGCGACCGCGAGAACCACGCCTCCATCTTCGCCGGCACCACCAGCACCCGCAAGCTGGGCACCTTCGCCCACAACGACGCGGCCTCGGCCGCCAAGAAGATCGCCAACGAGCTGGGCAAGCCCGACTTCGACGGCCAGGTGCTGCTCATCACCGAGGGCATCTTCTCCATGTCCGGCGACGTGGCCTGCATGGACGAGCTGGCCGCCCTGAAGGACCAGTTCCCCGACATCCTGATCTACCTCGACGACGCCCACGGCCTGGGCGTGCTGGGCGAGAACGGGCGCGGCACCGCCAACCATTTCGGCATCACCGACCGGGCCGACTTCATCATGGGCACGTTCTCCAAGGCCTTCGCCTCCATCGGCGGCTTCATCGCCTCGGACCACGACGACGTGCTCGAGTACATCCAGCACCAGTCCCGCACGCAGATCTTCTCCGCGGCGCTGCCCGCCGCCTCCACCGTGGCGGCCATGACCTGCATCGAGATCATGGAGAAGGAGCCGGAGCGCGTGGAGCGCCTGCGCGCCGTCACCAGCAAGATGCGCAACGCCTACCGCGAGATGGGCCTGCGCATCACGGACTCCATCTCTCCGATCATCCCGATCACCATCGGCACGGACGAGAAGGCCTTCATGTTCGCCCGCGAGCTGTTCGAGCGCGGCATCTTCGCCCTGCCCGCCATCTACCCGGCCGTGCCGCGCGGCGAGGCCCTGATCCGCACCGCCTGCATGTCCACCCACCAGGACCGCCAGCTCGACTACGTGCTGGAGGTCATGGACGACATGGCCAAGAAGTACCGCATCCGCGTGCAGGACCAGGACGAGGAGAGCCAGGGCGAGGACGAAGCCGGGGCGTCCAACATCGCCGGGGCGCGCTCGAGCCAGTCCCTGTTGTAACCTGGAACCCGCGGCGCGGGTCCAATAAGGGACGGGCGCTTCGCCCGCCCACAAGAGAGCATGGCCAACAAGACACTGCAAAGCCTGAGGGCAGAAGGTTTCCTCCCCAAGGACAGGGGCACCCGCCTTCTGCGCTTCAGCGACCTGCTGCGCATCAGCTTCCGTGAGGTGGTGCGCAAACGGCGCCGCTATATCGGCGTCATGGCGGCCATCGCCCTGGGCACGGCCGGCCTCATCACCATCGTGACCATGGGCCGCGACCTCAAGGCCAACCTCAACAACGACCTCGACCTTCTGGGCGGCGCGACCATCATCGCCGCCCACTTCGACCTCCAGATGGGCGACCGCCAGGAGTGGTTCCGCTCCGGCACCATCGACGCCATCGAGAAGATTCCCGGAGTCAAGGAAGTCACCAAGAGCCGCTTCCGCTCGGCGGCCACCACCACCTTCCAGGAGAAGGTCTACGGCTTCAACCTCCTGGGCGTCGACACCAACTACTGGTCGCTGTTCTCCTTCACGCCGCGCTACGGCAGGCTGTTCAACGAGGCCGACATAAACGAGGGCCGCAAGGTCTGCGTGCTCGGGCAGGACCTGGCCAAGATGATCTTCGGCTCCCCCGAGGGGGCCGTGGGCCAGATGCTCAACCTGGACAACAACCTGTACACCGTGGTGGGCATCATCGGCGGCGTGCGCGCGGCCGACAAGACCCTCATGGCTTTCCTGCCCATCACCACGGCCCAGGCCCGCGTGCCCAACATCTCCGAGCTTTCGAGCCTCTACGTGCGCTGCAACACCTGGGACGACGTAGGTCCCGTGGCCGCCGCCCTGGAGCAGGCCATCACCTCCCACCAGCCCAGCAAGGGCCTGCGCATCCAGGTGGGCTGGGAGCCCCTCAAGCAGGTGCAGCGCGTGTTCTGGTGGGTCAGCCTGTTCATCTACGCCTCCATCGGGGCCACGCTGGTCCTGGGCGGGTTCGGCATCTGGAACATCATGATGGCCGCGGTCACCGCGCGCACCCGCGAGATCGGCCTGAAAAAGGCCATGGGCGCGGAAGACTCCGACATTCTCTGGCAGTTCCTGTTCGAGGCGCTGTGCGTCACGTTCTCCTCGGCGCTCCTGGGCGTCGCCCTGGGCATGGTCGGCGTGCAGTACATGTGCCGCTCCCTCGGCACGCAGCCCCCCGAGGGCCTGTTCGCGATCTGCCTGCTGGCGGGCCTGCTCTTCGCGGCGTTCCTGGGCGTGGGCTCGGGCCTGTATCCCTCCATCCGGGCCAGCCGGATGCAGGTTGTGGACGCCATGCGCTATGAATAACGCACACTCCGGCCGCGTCATCGACATCCGCCACCTGACCAAGACCTACGTGTCAGGCTCTGAGCAAATCCAGGTCCTCAAGGACATCAACCTCGAGGTGAACAGGGGCGAGATGCTCGCCATCATGGGCCCTTCCGGCTCGGGCAAGTCCACCATGCTGTTCATCCTGGGCATCTTCCAGCCGCCCACCTCGGGCAGCTACACCATCGCCGGGGTGGACGTGCTCAACCTGAACCGCGACGCCCAGGCGGTTTTTCGCCGCGAGAAAATGGGCTTCGTGTTCCAGAGCTGCGATTTGCTCGAGAATTCCACGGTCTACGAGAATTTGGAGTTGCCCCTGATCTATACCGGGGTTAAACGCCGTGAGAGGGAACACAAAATCATGGAGGCCCTCCAAAGGGTCAACCTGGAACATCGCGTGCGCCAGCCCTCCAACCGCCTCTCCGGCGGCGAGCGGCAGCGCGTTTCCATCGCGCGGGCCCTGGTCAACGAGCCCGAGTTCATCCTGGCCGACGAACCCACAGGCCAGTTGGACAAGGACAACTCCGAGAGGGTGATGGATTATTTCGTGAAGATCACCGAAGAGGCGCGCGTGGCCATGGTCATCGTCACCCACGATGCCGCCACCGCTGAACGCTGCACGCGCAAATGCCTGCTCTCCGACGGCGTGCTCAAGCCCTACTGACGGGAAACACATGACGCATCGCACCACTGCCCCCACCGCGGCCCGCCCCACGTGGCGCATTCTCGCCCTGTGCCTGTGCTTCGCGCTCGCGCCTCTGGGCCAGGCCCTGGCCGCGTCCAAGGCTGCCACCGGCAAGCCCCAGCAGTATGAGACGCTGCCCGAGGCGGCTCCCGCCGGAGCGGACCGTCCCGCGCAGCCCCTGGTCCCGCCCGGCAAGGACGCTGCCGTCGCCAAGGAGGCCCCGGCATCCAAGGAAGCTCCCAAGGACGCCTCCAAGGAAGCCCCCAAGGATGCGGCCACGGCCACCACGGCCGGCCCCATCCCCGCCGGGGCGGTGCTCGCCGGCGACGCCGTGCGCGGCGCCACCACCATCAAGAGCCCTGCGGACTTCAACGAATGCGTGCGCGTGGCCCTGGTGCAGTCGCCCATGCTGGTCAAGTCCGCCCTGGAGATCGAGTCCAAGCGCCTGGACGTGCAGGACGCCTGGTCCACCTTCATCCCCACGGTGAGCATCAACACCACCTACTGGTTCAAGCTCCCGCCGCAGACCGACAGCTCAACCAACTCCAAGCCCTACACCATCGGCTTCTCCACCGGCCAGTGGAACCCCATTCTCTCCGGCTTCGAGGTCCAGGCCCGGGGCGAGATGACCAACATGGCCATCCTGGCCCACCTCAAGGTCATCGGCGAGGGCATCCGCCGCCTGGCCATGGACTTCCTGCAGCTCCAGGCCATGGCCGAGCAGCGCGAGATCATCCGCAAGAAGCAGGACATGGCCACCATGAACCTGAACTTCTTCAAGACCAGGCAGAGCATGGGCCAGGCCACCCAGTTGGACCTGCGCATCGCCGAGACCCGCGTCCAGATGGCCAAGGCCGAGGAGGACAAGCTCTTCACCACGCGCCAGATGGTGCTCGACGACATCAAGTTCATCCTGGGCGTGCCCTTCAGCCAGAAGCTCGAACTCAAGGTCGAGAACGCCAAGCAGCAGATTCTGGGCAAGTTCGCCCCGGCCGACGTCACGGACGAAAAGGTCCGCGCCGCCAGCTTCGACCTGCGCATGGCCGAATACGAGAAGCGCCTGCAGAAAAAGAACATCGGGCTCTCCTACGTGAAGATGATGCCCAGCTTCGGCTTCACCTTCCAGACCGTGGACGCGCTCTCCAGCGAGCAGCGCAAGCTGGAGAAGGGCGTGCCCTTCTACCCCGGCCTGAACATCTCCATGCCTCTGGACTACTGGACCAAGGGCCGCGACGTGGCCCGCCAGTACAAGAAGCTCGACCAGGTGCAGGCCACCACCCGCGCCAAGGATTTCGAGCTCATGGTCAACGTGCAGAAGGCCCTCTCCGAGTACCAGGGCGCCAACAGCGACCTGACCCTGGCCACCGCCAAGTCCGACCTGGCCAAGCTCCAGGACGAGCAGACCGAATACCGCCACAAGACCGGCCAGGTGGACTTCGACCGCTTCATGACCGACCGCCTCGCCTACTTCGACGACTACCAGAAGATGATCCTGTACAAGACCCAGCGCGACATCGCCCTGCTGACGCTCAAGCACCTCTCCGGCGACCTGCAGTCGCAGTACGTCGACGTGACCTCCTGGGAGAAATAGATGAACAAGCGACTGACC of the Fundidesulfovibrio soli genome contains:
- a CDS encoding aminotransferase class I/II-fold pyridoxal phosphate-dependent enzyme, with product MKLHERCQKVSGITRHLREAGIYPYFRPIERSWGTEVEVAGKRLVMIGSNDYLGLAHDARVKEAAAQALYRMGTGPGGSRFLSGNMVLHQQLEERLAAFVGKKRAVLHVTGFSTNLGALGCLLTPSDYVLCDRENHASIFAGTTSTRKLGTFAHNDAASAAKKIANELGKPDFDGQVLLITEGIFSMSGDVACMDELAALKDQFPDILIYLDDAHGLGVLGENGRGTANHFGITDRADFIMGTFSKAFASIGGFIASDHDDVLEYIQHQSRTQIFSAALPAASTVAAMTCIEIMEKEPERVERLRAVTSKMRNAYREMGLRITDSISPIIPITIGTDEKAFMFARELFERGIFALPAIYPAVPRGEALIRTACMSTHQDRQLDYVLEVMDDMAKKYRIRVQDQDEESQGEDEAGASNIAGARSSQSLL
- a CDS encoding ABC transporter ATP-binding protein — its product is MNNAHSGRVIDIRHLTKTYVSGSEQIQVLKDINLEVNRGEMLAIMGPSGSGKSTMLFILGIFQPPTSGSYTIAGVDVLNLNRDAQAVFRREKMGFVFQSCDLLENSTVYENLELPLIYTGVKRREREHKIMEALQRVNLEHRVRQPSNRLSGGERQRVSIARALVNEPEFILADEPTGQLDKDNSERVMDYFVKITEEARVAMVIVTHDAATAERCTRKCLLSDGVLKPY
- a CDS encoding ABC transporter permease, producing the protein MANKTLQSLRAEGFLPKDRGTRLLRFSDLLRISFREVVRKRRRYIGVMAAIALGTAGLITIVTMGRDLKANLNNDLDLLGGATIIAAHFDLQMGDRQEWFRSGTIDAIEKIPGVKEVTKSRFRSAATTTFQEKVYGFNLLGVDTNYWSLFSFTPRYGRLFNEADINEGRKVCVLGQDLAKMIFGSPEGAVGQMLNLDNNLYTVVGIIGGVRAADKTLMAFLPITTAQARVPNISELSSLYVRCNTWDDVGPVAAALEQAITSHQPSKGLRIQVGWEPLKQVQRVFWWVSLFIYASIGATLVLGGFGIWNIMMAAVTARTREIGLKKAMGAEDSDILWQFLFEALCVTFSSALLGVALGMVGVQYMCRSLGTQPPEGLFAICLLAGLLFAAFLGVGSGLYPSIRASRMQVVDAMRYE
- a CDS encoding radical SAM/SPASM domain-containing protein; amino-acid sequence: MSKRSSIALGTVLKNFARVSRHPWIASRLVALEKEKMLFKWLNPKAEEGYARSIRQVSVRITDICNLRCHTCGQWGDQGFLHCADLKTLKKSEVTPERYHLLLGDLASHGHFPSVYLWGGEPTMYKGWLEIIEHATALRMPTSIATNATGIAKAAERLVAAPMFLLQMSIDGPDPDTHNAARPSAGGGNNFQDILDSLEAVNEAKKRTGRKLPLTASLTTISQANVGRLVDIYETFKDKVDLFVFYLSWWIDEQSADAHEVDFNRRFGFAPKLHRGWVGDWTIKEYATLDAQLKEVLARSKSWDSPAVNIIPNITGVDNLREYYTDHSTTYGYNQCISIYQAVEIDSNGDMSPCRDYHDYVVGNVKDQTITEIWNNEKYRKFRSSLQTEGLMPVCTRCCGLMGY
- a CDS encoding TolC family protein — its product is MTHRTTAPTAARPTWRILALCLCFALAPLGQALAASKAATGKPQQYETLPEAAPAGADRPAQPLVPPGKDAAVAKEAPASKEAPKDASKEAPKDAATATTAGPIPAGAVLAGDAVRGATTIKSPADFNECVRVALVQSPMLVKSALEIESKRLDVQDAWSTFIPTVSINTTYWFKLPPQTDSSTNSKPYTIGFSTGQWNPILSGFEVQARGEMTNMAILAHLKVIGEGIRRLAMDFLQLQAMAEQREIIRKKQDMATMNLNFFKTRQSMGQATQLDLRIAETRVQMAKAEEDKLFTTRQMVLDDIKFILGVPFSQKLELKVENAKQQILGKFAPADVTDEKVRAASFDLRMAEYEKRLQKKNIGLSYVKMMPSFGFTFQTVDALSSEQRKLEKGVPFYPGLNISMPLDYWTKGRDVARQYKKLDQVQATTRAKDFELMVNVQKALSEYQGANSDLTLATAKSDLAKLQDEQTEYRHKTGQVDFDRFMTDRLAYFDDYQKMILYKTQRDIALLTLKHLSGDLQSQYVDVTSWEK
- a CDS encoding zinc-dependent alcohol dehydrogenase, translated to MKALLYRRSIPRYLLSAFFSKLQRRRFHHLVTPLSLAEVPFAPARPGWATVRVSLCGICGSDLNLLKGAESMLLEPYASLPMVLGHEIVGVLENAPEGSGLAPGQRVVIEPVLDCAVRELPPCRFCARGDYNLCENFLDGALPPGSTLGFNAAASGGMAERTAAHPSKILPVPDCLSDDEAVLVDSMASVAQPVLENFPEPGETVLVWGAGVLGQHAVRCLRALGFEGRIVAIARHGFQAELAKEGGADTVLRSASRQELAKALGARFVPTTMGGGNIEGGADVIFDCVASARTVQDGLLALRARGRYVMVGTAGALSGVDVSSLWFRQLKVTGTMAYSTALWNGERVRTYQVCLDLLASGGYPTRGLLTGLFRLEDWKQAFQSSFDKKGSGSMKAAFDLR
- a CDS encoding ArnT family glycosyltransferase, whose protein sequence is MTNTTQTPLRAWRDPIFAAIMLLAAFLIFKGLGDRPLWQDEAETANLARNVLKTGVPYVTDGVNLVSQEERREFDSDMVWRWSPWLQIYMSAAGQLIDRTSAFWSRFLFALTGLACIAGTYLLILRRFGDRAWALLSASLLTLSVPFLLFARQGRYYSAGALLMLILFWGFLGDWRRKALPAAVIGLTLGVLFHANYLLLISLGPPLVLASYLLYRPVPFKRLALIGAWAAALIVPGVLLYRLGRQSTLFNIMLVPENMELYFADWLMFMIPLPVVAALVWRWRGFFAGRGGPEGERERFCMFMVLLMIGSFMILALFPQRFHRYIVHFYPSCAIILAWAGLKLWRFSRPSAVLFLVLVGLTNWLNLIPMERLGIVNRPWQNDFRMLTSVNIPLKLHLTEITRGYPDVNTTLIRFFNTNARPGQTILAEYGDMVLQFHTPFRVLGGLQGPIAPDEKPDWVSMRRDVRVNRDGLVFAPRVFIQEQLNLERDYERVPMTQPDETFGNRADPYYHYFSPAGPPQAALEIYRRKEAPRAD
- a CDS encoding glycosyltransferase family 2 protein, whose protein sequence is MNGKKVVVVMPAYNAAATLERTYAEVPKDIVDDVILVDDASRDNTIEHARNLGIKCFLHERNWGYGRNQKTCYSEALKLGADVVIMVHPDYQYTPLIIPAMANLVTSGLYDAVLASRILGGSALQGGMPVWKYVANRFLTASQNMLMGAKCSEYHTGYRAFSREVLEKLPLWENSDDFVFDNQMLAQTIYFGFKIGEVSCPTKYFKEASSINFRRSCIYGMGCLKTASQFRLQKMGKADYKIFDPCGRGLKDQDASYYSDQTREGCEGLYEAPRKIRKKPPDATRPGASAFWGSMGRTRGSAPHPARGMIPLDPATGCCSLWRTSPARVCAP